AGGTACGTGCCGATCGTCAGCGGGCTGTAGTTGGTGTGCGGGTAGAACTGGATGTCCTGGTGCCACTTGACATCGTCGGAGCCGGCATCCCACTTGAAGTTGAGCTTGGAATGGTGGAATACCACGTCCGGCCCCACCAGGTCGGCGGCCACATCGGCTATCAGGCCGGTGGCAAACTCCCAGTACGTGTCATGCAGCCGGTCGGGCATCTTGAGACGCCGTATCTTGGGCGAGTCCGGGCCGTGATCATCGGCCACGTCGTAATCCTCACCCGACCGGGTGACCGATCGGCTCCGCTCCACGAAGACCGCCGTGGCCTCGTTGAGCCGGTCGATCAGTTCTTGGGGGATGAGCGACTCCACGCTCACGTACCCGCCCTCGAAGTACGACTCCCGCTGCTGCTGGGTCAGCACTCTGGCCGGTTCGGCAAGAACCTGTTCCGGTGTCATGTAGGCATTCCTCGGGGGTATTCGCGGCTACCGGGGCTAGATCGCCGGAAAGCGGCCACAGCTGAGCACCCGGGTCTTCGTACCGGAACGAGTATAGGTTTCGGAGGGGTTCCTGGGCTGTGGACACGCAGCCCGGCCTCGCCTCGGTCCGGGCCAATACACTTCGATCATGACTGACGAGACCATCAGAGCGATCCGCCGGGGATCGACGCTCGAGGTCACCCTCGACCGGCCCAAGGCCAACGCCATCGACGCGGCCACCAGCCGGGCCCTGGGAGCGGTCTTCTCCGGCTTCCGGGATGATCCCGACCTCCGGGTGGCCATCTTCACGGGCGCGGGCGAGCGGTTCTTCTCCGCCGGATGGGATCTGGCCGCCGGCGCCGAAGGGGAGGACTACGAGGGCGACTTCGGACCGGGCGGATTCGGCGGGTTCGCGGAACTACCGGGCCTCGACAAGCCCGTTATCGCAGCGGTCAACGGCATGGCGGTCGGGGGCGGGTTCGAGCTGGTGATGGCGGCGGACCTGGTGGTCGCCGCCGAACACGCCACGTTCTTCCTGCCCGAGGCTTCGATCGGGTTGATCCCCGATTCGGGGTCCGTCCTGCTTCCCCGATTGCTACCGGCCCCGCTGGCCAACGAGGTGCTCCTGGCCGGGCGCCGATTGAGCGCCGAGGAGCTCCACCGGTTCGGCCTGGTCAACGAGGTGGTGCCCGGAACGGATCTCATGGACACGGCGCACGGCCTGGCGCGCCGCATCGCCGCCAGCGCCCCACTCGCAGTGGCCGCCGTACTCGACATCGGTCGCCGGACCGGGAGCCTCCCCGTCGCCGGCGCGCTGCACACCATGCGATCCGGCGCCGTCGGCGCCTACCGGAGGATGGTGGAGTCGGAGGACGCCCAAGAGGGACTGCGAGCCTTCGCTGAGAAACGCAACCCGGTCTGGAAGGGTCGCTAGCAGACACACTCCGGACCGGTGCCGGAACGCCCTACATGCCGGTTCCCAACCTCAGGTACCGGTCCGAGTAAACGCCCCCTCCCGCTACCATGTGAGCGGTCACCGGGCCTATATCCGGGCATCTCCTGATGGACCCGGGTGGTTCGGAAT
The nucleotide sequence above comes from bacterium. Encoded proteins:
- a CDS encoding phytanoyl-CoA dioxygenase family protein, with translation MTPEQVLAEPARVLTQQQRESYFEGGYVSVESLIPQELIDRLNEATAVFVERSRSVTRSGEDYDVADDHGPDSPKIRRLKMPDRLHDTYWEFATGLIADVAADLVGPDVVFHHSKLNFKWDAGSDDVKWHQDIQFYPHTNYSPLTIGTYL
- a CDS encoding enoyl-CoA hydratase-related protein → MTDETIRAIRRGSTLEVTLDRPKANAIDAATSRALGAVFSGFRDDPDLRVAIFTGAGERFFSAGWDLAAGAEGEDYEGDFGPGGFGGFAELPGLDKPVIAAVNGMAVGGGFELVMAADLVVAAEHATFFLPEASIGLIPDSGSVLLPRLLPAPLANEVLLAGRRLSAEELHRFGLVNEVVPGTDLMDTAHGLARRIAASAPLAVAAVLDIGRRTGSLPVAGALHTMRSGAVGAYRRMVESEDAQEGLRAFAEKRNPVWKGR